The following are encoded in a window of Limibacter armeniacum genomic DNA:
- the dxs gene encoding 1-deoxy-D-xylulose-5-phosphate synthase, with protein MLIKPGQLLAQIDTPEDLRKLEADKLYDVCTELRQYIIDHVSVFGGHFGASLGVVELTVALHYAYNTPYDRIVWDVGHQAYGHKILTKRREQFHTNRQYGGLSGFPKRDESEYDTFGVGHSSTSIGAALGMAVASKQKGEHNRQHIAVIGDGAMTAGMAFEAMNHAGVSDSNLLIVLNDNCMSIDPNVGALKDYLTDITTSPLYNKMKGEVWNILGKLKKVGPHAQQIASTLETSLKSAVLKQSNLFEALGLRYFGPVDGHDINHLVSVMEDLKNIPGPKLLHCVTTKGKGYKPAEENQTKWHAPGKFDKVTGEIKKTVHTVPQAPKYQDVFGHTILELAKQDEKIMGITPAMPSGSSLNIMMKEMPDRAIDVGIAEQHAVTFAAGLAVEGMTPFCNIYSSFMQRAYDQVVHDACIQKLPVIFCLDRAGFAGADGATHHGAYDIAYMRCIPNLVVSAPMNEAELRNLMYTATKYKDGSFSIRYPRGQGVMPEWRTPMQELKIGTGRKIKGGEDVAILTLGHIGNYVVDLGDRFKEAGLNPAHYDMRFVKPLDEEMLHEVFTNYSKVITVEDGCIMGGFGSAVAEWMLDNGYSAQLKRLGIPDEIVEQGTQIELQRYAGFDHEGIMNAVMEMSDVKKLIK; from the coding sequence ATGCTCATAAAACCTGGTCAATTGTTAGCTCAGATCGATACCCCTGAAGATCTGAGAAAATTAGAGGCAGACAAGCTATACGATGTCTGTACTGAACTTAGACAGTATATTATAGATCACGTTTCAGTATTCGGCGGACACTTTGGCGCAAGCTTGGGTGTTGTTGAACTGACTGTGGCACTTCACTATGCATACAATACACCGTATGACCGTATTGTATGGGATGTGGGACATCAGGCTTATGGGCATAAGATCCTTACCAAAAGGCGTGAACAATTCCATACTAACAGACAGTATGGTGGACTTTCTGGTTTTCCAAAACGAGATGAAAGCGAGTATGATACTTTTGGAGTAGGGCACTCTTCAACTTCAATTGGCGCAGCTTTGGGGATGGCTGTAGCTTCTAAACAGAAAGGTGAGCATAACAGACAACATATTGCAGTGATTGGTGATGGGGCTATGACAGCAGGAATGGCTTTTGAAGCTATGAACCATGCTGGTGTATCCGATTCAAACCTGTTGATTGTATTGAATGATAACTGTATGTCAATTGATCCTAATGTTGGCGCATTAAAAGATTATTTGACAGATATCACGACTTCTCCGCTTTATAACAAGATGAAGGGAGAGGTGTGGAATATATTGGGCAAACTGAAAAAAGTAGGTCCACACGCACAGCAGATAGCATCTACATTGGAGACTTCGTTAAAGTCTGCTGTGTTGAAGCAGAGCAACCTTTTTGAAGCACTTGGACTGCGTTATTTTGGTCCAGTGGATGGTCATGACATCAACCACTTGGTAAGTGTGATGGAAGACCTTAAAAACATTCCAGGACCTAAGTTATTACATTGTGTAACAACAAAAGGTAAGGGATATAAACCTGCTGAGGAGAATCAAACTAAATGGCATGCGCCAGGTAAGTTTGATAAAGTGACAGGAGAGATCAAAAAGACTGTCCACACAGTACCGCAGGCACCAAAGTATCAGGATGTATTTGGCCATACCATCTTGGAACTGGCTAAGCAGGATGAGAAAATAATGGGTATAACACCTGCAATGCCATCTGGCTCATCATTGAATATTATGATGAAAGAGATGCCTGATAGAGCAATTGATGTGGGCATTGCAGAGCAGCATGCTGTAACATTTGCCGCAGGACTTGCAGTTGAAGGTATGACTCCGTTCTGTAATATATACTCATCATTTATGCAACGTGCATATGATCAGGTGGTACATGATGCTTGTATTCAGAAGTTACCTGTTATATTCTGTTTGGATCGAGCAGGTTTTGCAGGAGCTGATGGTGCGACACACCACGGGGCATATGATATTGCTTATATGCGTTGTATTCCAAACTTGGTTGTTTCAGCTCCAATGAATGAAGCTGAGTTGAGAAACCTGATGTATACAGCGACAAAATACAAGGATGGTTCATTCAGTATCCGCTATCCAAGAGGACAAGGTGTGATGCCTGAATGGAGAACACCCATGCAGGAACTGAAGATTGGTACAGGTCGTAAAATCAAAGGAGGTGAGGATGTGGCAATCTTGACATTAGGTCATATCGGTAACTATGTAGTGGATTTAGGAGACCGTTTTAAGGAAGCTGGTCTGAACCCTGCCCACTATGATATGCGATTTGTAAAGCCATTGGATGAAGAAATGCTACACGAAGTATTTACAAACTATAGTAAAGTCATTACAGTGGAAGATGGCTGTATTATGGGTGGATTTGGTAGTGCAGTAGCTGAATGGATGTTGGACAATGGTTATTCTGCTCAGTTAAAACGTTTGGGTATTCCTGACGAGATTGTAGAGCAAGGTACTCAAATCGAATTACAGCGATATGCAGGATTTGACCATGAGGGTATCATGAATGCGGTTATGGAAATGTCAGACGTAAAAAAGCTGATTAAATAA
- a CDS encoding GDP-mannose 4,6-dehydratase has protein sequence MKNLQTVLITGVAGFIGSHLSEKLLKNGYRVIGLDNFDSFYSRSLKTQNLHNSYLYPHFQFFELDITDKKSLYHLPKFDIVIHLAAKAGVRPSIKNPSAYIQTNIQGTNNLLELMKERLCYKMLFASSSSIYGNSKSFPFSESLFVGEPISPYAFTKRSNELMNYTYHSLYKMDIINLRFFTAYGPRQRPDLAIHKFVHKIKNGKVIEMYGDGTSARDYTYVEDIVEGICRAMLYLEEHNNVYEIINLGNNHSICLSEMIKTISEVVNEDVSIKQIEMQAGDVDITCADITKAKTLLGYQPKISFKKGIKKFVRWYEDTFVEYQLKNKTPY, from the coding sequence ATGAAAAATTTACAAACAGTCCTGATAACAGGAGTTGCAGGATTTATTGGTTCTCACCTATCAGAAAAGTTATTGAAAAATGGTTATCGAGTAATCGGATTAGATAACTTTGACTCATTTTATTCCCGTTCACTTAAAACACAAAACCTTCATAACAGCTACTTATATCCACATTTCCAGTTTTTTGAATTGGATATCACTGACAAGAAATCCCTCTACCACCTTCCAAAATTTGATATAGTTATTCACTTGGCTGCCAAAGCCGGTGTTCGTCCTTCTATCAAAAACCCTTCAGCCTATATTCAAACCAATATTCAGGGTACCAACAACCTCTTGGAGCTAATGAAGGAAAGGCTATGCTACAAAATGCTTTTCGCCTCTTCATCATCCATTTACGGCAACAGTAAAAGTTTCCCATTTTCTGAAAGTTTATTTGTGGGAGAACCCATTTCGCCTTATGCCTTTACAAAAAGAAGCAATGAGTTGATGAACTATACCTACCACTCCTTATACAAAATGGATATTATCAACTTACGTTTCTTTACTGCCTATGGTCCCAGACAAAGACCCGATTTAGCTATTCACAAGTTTGTGCATAAAATAAAAAATGGAAAAGTAATTGAAATGTATGGAGATGGTACTTCGGCAAGAGACTACACCTATGTTGAAGACATTGTAGAGGGAATATGCAGGGCTATGCTCTACTTGGAAGAGCACAACAATGTTTATGAAATAATAAATTTGGGAAACAACCATTCTATCTGTCTTTCAGAAATGATTAAGACAATTAGTGAAGTTGTAAATGAGGATGTTTCTATCAAACAAATTGAGATGCAAGCCGGTGATGTAGATATTACTTGTGCTGATATTACAAAAGCTAAAACACTATTGGGATATCAACCCAAAATCTCTTTCAAGAAAGGTATTAAAAAGTTTGTTAGGTGGTATGAAGATACATTTGTTGAGTATCAACTAAAAAACAAAACCCCTTACTAA